In Setaria italica strain Yugu1 chromosome I, Setaria_italica_v2.0, whole genome shotgun sequence, the genomic window CTAATAGCTTCAACGGGACATACCCGGCCTCGGCCATTGCAAAGCTCAACGAGCTCGAGACGCTAACTCTAGCAGATAATCCTTTCGCGCCAGGCCTGATCCCTGACGAGTTCAGCAAGCTTACCAATCTGAAGATGCTGTGGCTGTCAGGGATGAACCTTACCGGTGGCATCCCCGACAAACTCTCGTCGCTCACTGAGCTGACCACGTTGGCTCTGTATAGCAACAAGCTTCACGGTGAAATCCCGGCGTGGGTTTGGAAGCTTCCGAAGCTTGAGCGCCTGTACCTTTACGCGAACAGCTTCACCGGTGGGATTGGGCCCGAGGTCACGTTCTTCAACTTGCAGGAGCTCGACCTGTCGGCGAACTTGTTCACCGGAACGATACCGGAGGCGATCGGCAAGATGAAGAACTTGACAACGCTAAATTTATACTACAACAAGCTCACCGGGTCGATTCCTCCGAGCATCGGGCTGCTCCCCAACCTCCTTGACATCCGGCTATTCAATAACAAGCTCTCCGGACtcctcccgccggagctcgggaAGCACTCGCCACTCGGCAACCTGGAAGTGAGCAACAACTTGCTCTCCGGCAAGCTCCCAGACACCCTCTGCTACAACAAGAATCTGTACGACCTCGTGGTGTTCAACAACAACTTCTCCGGCGTGTTGCCGGCGAACATTGGGGATTGCCAAACACTGGACAACATCATGGCGTACAGCAACAACTTCACCGGGGAGTTCCCAGAGAAGGTATGGTGGGCGTTCCCTAAGCTGACCACTGTCATGATACAGAACAACGGCTTCACCGGCACTCTGCCCAGTGTGATATCCCCCAACATCACACGGATTGAGATGGGGAACAATCTGTTCTCCGGTGCCGTGCCGTCATCCGCACCGGGGCTGAATGTCTTCAAGGCGGAGAACAACCAATTCTTCGGCGCGCTACCGGCGAACATGTCGGGGTTCGCCAACCTCACCGATCTGAACCTCGCCGGCAACCGGATATCTGGCTCGATTCCACCTTCCATCCAATCGTTGAAAAGTCTGAATTACCTGAACCTTAGCAGCAATCAGATATCCGGCGACATCCCGGCGGCGATTGGGTCGCTGGCGGTGCTCAACATGCTTGATCTCTCCAACAACAAGCTCTCCGGCGACATACCACAGGAGTTCAACAACCTCCGTCTCACTTTCCTCAACCTCTCTTCCAACCAACTCACCGGCGAGATCCCCCAGTCGCTGCAGAGCACTGCATTCGACAAGGCGTTCCTGGGGAATCGTGGCCTCTGCGCCACGGCGAGCCTGAACATGGACATTCCGGCGTGCccttaccacgaccgcaaccaGATGACAACCGGCCTGATCATCTTGTTCTCGGTGGTCGCCGGCGTCCTGCTCATCGGCGCCGTCGGGTGCTTCGTCATCCGGCGGAAGACGCGCGAGAGGGACCTGATGACGTGGAAGGTGACGCCGTTCCGCAAGGTCGACTTCACCGAGAGCGACATCCTCACCAAGCTCGGCGAGGAGAACGTcatcggcagcggcggctccgGCAAGGTGTACCGCGTCccgctccgcggcggcgccgtggtggcGGTGAAGAAGCTCTGGAGCAGGGGCAAGACCGAGGAGAAGGCTGGCAAGGAGTTCGACTCGGAGGTGAGGATCCTCGGCGACATCCGCCACACCAACATCGTGAGCCTCCTCTGCTACATCTCGAGCGACGACACCAAGCTGCTGGTGTACGAGTACATGGAGAACGGCAGCCTCGACCGGTGGCTGCgccctgccggcggcggcggcggcgttgccaTGGCCCCGGCGCCGCTGGACTGGCCGACGCGGCTGGGAATCGCGATCGACGCGGCGAGGGGGCTCAGCTACATGCACCACGAGTCCGCGCAGCCCATCATGCACCGCGACGTCAAGTCCagcaacatcctcctcgacCCGGGCTTCCGCGCCAAGATCGCCGACTTCGGGCTCGCCCGGATCCTCGTCAAGTCCGGCGAGCCCGAGTCCGTGTCCATCGCGGGCGGCACCTTCGGCTACATGGCCCCAGGTAAACTAATGGCAAGATCGACACCAACTCCTCTGATCTCAGACATAAATGGAGATTACTAAATACTGATACGTGGTCACTCTGCTCTGGTGTGGTTGCAGAGTGTGGACGTGGCGCGAAGGTGAACGAGAAAGtggacgtgtacagcttcggcgtggtGCTACTGGAGCTCGTCACTGGCCTGGCGGCgaacgacggcgccgccgagtGGTGCCTGGTGGAATGGGCGTGGCGGCGCTACAAGGCGGGGGGACCCCTGCACGACGCCGTGGACGGGGGCATCCGGGACAGGGCCGTGCACGTGAGGGACGCCGTGGCCGTGTTCTTGCTCGGGGTGATGTGCACCGGGGAGGACGCGGCGTCCCGGCCGACCATGAAGCAGGTGCTGCAGCAGCTCATCCAGTACGACCGCACGGCCAGCGTCGCCGGCGCGTGCCGGGACGCCcgcgacgatgacgacgacaacGCTGCGCGGGCGCAATTAGGCAAGGGGAAGAAGGGCGACCGAGGTGTGAAGGGAGCGTTGGATAGTGGAGGAGAGTTTTGGGATGGTGATGTGGAGATGAGCAGCGGCTTCGTAGCACATCCCGTTTAAGGcgtctttttttaaaaaaaactaagaaaGGAAAACTAAGCAAGATGGTCCGTGTAAATAGTGCGGTTAGACCTTGGCCAATCATTACTTATGGTAAGAAATGTAAATATTGTTTTATTACAAATCCACAGCTTTGTCCACACACACACGAAATGGGTGAAGGACAAGTATCAGCAGTCAGGGAAACGAAGGACGGTGAAAAGGAAAGTATGCAAGATAAAATACAAACTTATTATTACTGTGGCAAGGTATGCAAATAAAATATTACTGTGGCACAACAATTTGGCCATGCTACAAAATTTCCATTCTATAGTATTCATCCTTTAAACGAGACaaaatttttttttaacgaagcGGGCACGACACCGTGCCAAATTCATTGATCTAGAAGGAATCAAACGAGACAATAGAAAAGGTGACATTTTACCATCAATCTATGCTGATGACATCTTATGTCAGCAACTTGGACCTGGGTGTTCTGAAAGATAAACTACAGAAGTTTTGGAAGTAGACGGGGAGACGTACAGCAGGGCAGCGAAAAGATAAGgttgagaggagagaggagtggGCGTAAGTTTGGTCAAAACCAATAATGATAAAAATTTCGGGTCCGACAATGCCATCACCAACGGCTCATAATAGCAGCCAGCGGTGATAAGTATCACCGCTTATTTATCTTTGGAACCGGCGGTGATACTTGTTTTCACCGCCGGTTCTAACATCCACTACGCCCATTCATCTGCGAACCGATGGTGATACTATATCATCACCGGTTCACCTCAAATTGATGGTGATAGGCTATTTGTGATGGCTTTGTTCTGTAGCAGTGGATGAACCACATTCACCTTAGTTAGGAAATAGATCTGAATCGGCAAGCAGAGGCAGCTTGGGTTCTGCGTGCCTTTTGTGATGCTACTGCTACCAGATTATCAGTTGACCATCACTTCTATAAACAAGAAAATAATAGGATTGTGCATGCTTAAAATGCTGGATTTATTGTGTACCTTCACACCTAGAAAATAGAATACACGAGCAATGAGGTAAGGAAGGATTACACACCGTGCATGTACTACTTTTTGTATCTTATTATATACTAATTGG contains:
- the LOC101778682 gene encoding receptor-like protein kinase HSL1, whose protein sequence is MREDLTNGSLILVPIIARLRVHWPHLIRVYMLRNHTISEPQAHTLTLTLTEMVHSYLLLLVFLSFISSSPSMAQINSSDYETLLTVKKAWGSPSALSSWTSQNSSYCSWAGVSCNNGRVTKLSFPNFNITNPIPASICSLKNLSYLDLSYNNLTDHFPIVIYGCSALSYLDLSNNLFSGALPADIDKLSSEMEHLNLSSNGFTGSVPSAIAVFPKLKSLVLDTNSFNGTYPASAIAKLNELETLTLADNPFAPGLIPDEFSKLTNLKMLWLSGMNLTGGIPDKLSSLTELTTLALYSNKLHGEIPAWVWKLPKLERLYLYANSFTGGIGPEVTFFNLQELDLSANLFTGTIPEAIGKMKNLTTLNLYYNKLTGSIPPSIGLLPNLLDIRLFNNKLSGLLPPELGKHSPLGNLEVSNNLLSGKLPDTLCYNKNLYDLVVFNNNFSGVLPANIGDCQTLDNIMAYSNNFTGEFPEKVWWAFPKLTTVMIQNNGFTGTLPSVISPNITRIEMGNNLFSGAVPSSAPGLNVFKAENNQFFGALPANMSGFANLTDLNLAGNRISGSIPPSIQSLKSLNYLNLSSNQISGDIPAAIGSLAVLNMLDLSNNKLSGDIPQEFNNLRLTFLNLSSNQLTGEIPQSLQSTAFDKAFLGNRGLCATASLNMDIPACPYHDRNQMTTGLIILFSVVAGVLLIGAVGCFVIRRKTRERDLMTWKVTPFRKVDFTESDILTKLGEENVIGSGGSGKVYRVPLRGGAVVAVKKLWSRGKTEEKAGKEFDSEVRILGDIRHTNIVSLLCYISSDDTKLLVYEYMENGSLDRWLRPAGGGGGVAMAPAPLDWPTRLGIAIDAARGLSYMHHESAQPIMHRDVKSSNILLDPGFRAKIADFGLARILVKSGEPESVSIAGGTFGYMAPECGRGAKVNEKVDVYSFGVVLLELVTGLAANDGAAEWCLVEWAWRRYKAGGPLHDAVDGGIRDRAVHVRDAVAVFLLGVMCTGEDAASRPTMKQVLQQLIQYDRTASVAGACRDARDDDDDNAARAQLGKGKKGDRGVKGALDSGGEFWDGDVEMSSGFVAHPV